A genomic region of Exiguobacterium sp. Helios contains the following coding sequences:
- a CDS encoding purine/pyrimidine permease encodes MPRTVVSTIQWFLFIICTNIAPPLAIAASFELSSADTLAFLSRCLFVFAILSLIQVLFGHRLPIMEGPAGIWWGVFALYSSIGITLYGSYSNTLQSLGFLLILSGIICIILTLTGVLRRLVPLFTPQVIGVYMLLLSAQLSGSVMKGLLNIEDGKIQVLPAVISVLTVIISLYLERSDRLRQYALLITLLVGWSMFALIGRAEMPTFDGPFFTFPDLMPFGGIQLDWSLLPTALIISLLLMTNVLANIKVIERIISAKRGEQVKGQVATAGVTAGIGQIFAGMFGTVGPVAISGTAGFIASTDNTDRKAFAIANAICLFLSVVTPFVGLIAKIPVAVGYAMVAPIVAGMAIIGVTEASRELNRQTAMITVGLPVLVGIGALLLPKGATSDLPPLVTTLMSNGLVLGTLVALLAESLRHIRTND; translated from the coding sequence TTGCCACGTACTGTTGTCTCCACGATTCAGTGGTTTTTGTTTATTATTTGTACTAACATTGCCCCGCCACTCGCGATTGCTGCCTCATTTGAACTATCAAGTGCAGATACCCTCGCTTTCCTCTCACGTTGTTTATTCGTTTTTGCGATTTTAAGTCTCATTCAAGTGTTATTCGGCCACCGTCTGCCGATCATGGAAGGCCCTGCCGGTATTTGGTGGGGAGTATTCGCGCTTTATTCTTCCATCGGAATCACCTTGTACGGCAGTTACTCCAACACGTTACAGTCGTTAGGTTTTCTTCTCATCTTAAGCGGGATCATCTGTATCATTCTCACCCTGACCGGGGTGCTTCGTCGACTCGTTCCTCTGTTCACACCACAAGTCATCGGTGTTTATATGTTACTGTTATCGGCTCAATTATCCGGTTCGGTCATGAAAGGATTGCTCAATATCGAAGACGGAAAGATTCAGGTGCTTCCTGCCGTCATTTCTGTCTTAACCGTCATCATCTCACTTTATTTAGAACGTAGCGATCGGTTGCGTCAGTATGCGTTATTGATCACCCTGCTCGTTGGTTGGAGCATGTTTGCTTTGATTGGTCGTGCCGAAATGCCGACGTTCGACGGTCCGTTCTTTACCTTCCCTGATTTGATGCCGTTCGGTGGTATTCAACTCGACTGGAGCTTACTCCCGACAGCACTGATCATCTCATTGTTGCTGATGACAAACGTCTTGGCGAACATCAAAGTCATTGAACGAATCATCAGTGCAAAACGTGGTGAGCAAGTGAAGGGACAAGTCGCGACAGCCGGCGTCACAGCCGGAATCGGGCAAATTTTCGCGGGAATGTTCGGAACGGTCGGTCCCGTTGCGATTTCCGGGACAGCCGGTTTCATCGCTTCAACCGATAATACGGATCGGAAGGCCTTTGCGATTGCCAATGCCATTTGTCTGTTCCTCAGCGTCGTCACTCCGTTCGTCGGACTGATTGCAAAGATTCCGGTCGCTGTCGGATACGCAATGGTTGCTCCAATCGTCGCCGGAATGGCGATTATCGGGGTCACGGAAGCTTCGCGGGAATTGAATCGCCAGACCGCCATGATTACGGTCGGCTTACCGGTTCTAGTCGGAATCGGTGCCCTGCTTCTTCCGAAAGGTGCCACTTCCGATTTGCCTCCGCTCGTCACGACATTGATGTCGAATGGTCTCGTACTCGGAACACTCGTCGCCCTGCTCGCAGAATCTTTACGTCATATTCGTACAAATGATTGA
- a CDS encoding peptide MFS transporter, which translates to MAEFDRDQVYKTVPQKGFFGNPKGLFTLFFTEFWERFSYYGMRAILIYYMYYSVKDGGLGIDEKMASSIMAIYGSLVYMSGVIGGWIADRLLGTSRTVFYGGVLIMTGHIVLSLPAGATALFFSMGLIVIGTGLLKPNVSNIVGDLYSKTDSRRDAGFSIFYTGINAGAFLSPIIVDGVRLQAGFHAGFAVAAVGMFLGLIVFVLTKKKNLGQAGQYVLNPMSKEERVHFYKVVSFALIGIVVLGWIASTIGWLTINTFSFVVTILGVIIPVFYFYFMLRSPKINSDEKSRLYAYIPLFLAAVIFWAIQEQGTYVLSKFADQRTELSFLGYEFSPALFQSVNPLFIIALAPVFASIWIKLGDRQPTTLQKFSFGLVFAGLSFIVMMIPGLLFGTEGLVSPLWLVFSFLLVVIGELLLSPVGLSATTKLAPSAFSAQTMSLWFMTNATGQAVNAQIVKFYDRDTEVMYFGITGLVAVFFGLLLLVFSKKLQVLMKGIR; encoded by the coding sequence ATGGCAGAGTTTGATCGCGATCAGGTCTACAAGACTGTTCCGCAAAAAGGATTCTTCGGAAATCCAAAAGGACTGTTCACGTTATTCTTTACTGAGTTTTGGGAGCGCTTCTCCTACTACGGGATGCGTGCCATCCTTATCTATTATATGTACTACTCTGTAAAAGATGGTGGTCTTGGAATCGACGAAAAAATGGCGTCTTCCATCATGGCGATCTACGGATCATTAGTTTATATGTCCGGTGTCATCGGCGGATGGATAGCCGACCGTTTATTAGGAACATCACGGACTGTATTTTACGGCGGTGTATTGATTATGACTGGACATATCGTTCTGTCCTTACCGGCAGGCGCTACAGCACTGTTCTTCTCAATGGGTTTGATTGTAATTGGGACAGGGTTATTGAAACCAAACGTTTCAAATATTGTAGGTGATCTGTACAGCAAAACGGATAGCCGACGTGATGCTGGTTTTAGTATTTTTTATACAGGAATCAATGCAGGTGCATTCTTATCTCCGATTATCGTAGATGGAGTGCGTTTGCAGGCAGGTTTCCATGCCGGTTTTGCTGTTGCGGCAGTAGGTATGTTTTTAGGACTGATTGTCTTTGTATTGACAAAGAAAAAAAATCTCGGACAAGCTGGTCAATACGTATTAAATCCGATGTCAAAAGAAGAAAGAGTACACTTTTATAAAGTAGTTTCTTTCGCTTTGATTGGTATTGTGGTTCTTGGCTGGATTGCTTCAACAATCGGTTGGTTGACGATTAATACGTTTTCGTTTGTTGTGACGATTCTTGGAGTCATCATTCCAGTCTTTTACTTCTATTTTATGTTGCGTAGTCCTAAAATTAATTCTGATGAAAAATCAAGATTGTATGCATACATTCCATTATTTTTGGCAGCTGTTATTTTTTGGGCCATTCAAGAACAGGGAACATATGTATTATCTAAATTTGCCGATCAACGTACGGAGTTAAGTTTCCTCGGATATGAATTTAGCCCGGCACTTTTCCAATCCGTCAATCCGCTGTTTATTATTGCACTAGCACCAGTCTTTGCAAGTATCTGGATTAAGCTTGGGGATCGCCAGCCGACAACACTTCAAAAGTTTTCGTTTGGTTTAGTATTTGCCGGCTTATCCTTCATCGTCATGATGATTCCAGGTCTATTGTTCGGAACAGAAGGATTGGTCAGTCCGCTTTGGTTAGTATTTAGTTTTCTGCTAGTTGTGATCGGTGAACTTCTTCTTTCTCCAGTCGGTTTATCGGCGACGACAAAACTGGCTCCATCTGCATTTTCGGCACAGACGATGAGTCTATGGTTTATGACAAATGCTACAGGACAAGCCGTTAATGCTCAAATCGTTAAGTTTTATGATCGTGATACGGAAGTCATGTATTTTGGTATCACAGGCTTAGTTGCAGTGTTCTTCGGATTGCTACTGCTTGTTTTTTCGAAAAAACTCCAAGTTCTCATGAAAGGAATCCGTTGA
- a CDS encoding NAD(P)H-binding protein yields the protein MKAAILGATGLVGQELVDQLLAHDEYQEVHVLVRRPMNRFHQKLEEWVIDFDHVTEIELPEVDHVYCALGTTIKQAGSQEAFRLVDYTYPIEVGRELLDLGATRFALISALGAHPNAKTFYNRVKGDAENGLRVLGYDALLIFRPSLLLGERDEFRFGEQAAARVSTVLRPLLRRSPYAPIEAAKVAQAMIHHTLHEPPGVTIVESKEMQT from the coding sequence ATGAAAGCAGCTATTTTAGGAGCGACTGGTTTAGTGGGGCAAGAACTGGTCGATCAACTATTGGCGCATGATGAATATCAGGAAGTACATGTTCTCGTACGTCGTCCGATGAATCGATTTCATCAAAAACTCGAAGAATGGGTGATTGATTTTGATCATGTGACGGAAATCGAATTACCGGAAGTCGACCACGTTTACTGTGCGCTGGGGACAACGATCAAACAGGCTGGGTCGCAAGAAGCGTTTCGTCTCGTGGATTATACATATCCAATTGAAGTGGGACGGGAATTGCTTGATCTAGGGGCTACTCGATTTGCTCTGATTTCGGCACTCGGCGCCCATCCGAATGCGAAAACATTTTATAACCGTGTCAAAGGGGACGCGGAAAATGGATTACGCGTACTCGGTTACGATGCCTTACTTATTTTCCGCCCTTCGTTATTGTTAGGCGAGCGGGATGAATTCCGTTTTGGCGAACAGGCGGCGGCCCGGGTATCCACTGTGTTACGTCCATTGTTGCGGCGCAGCCCGTACGCACCGATTGAAGCGGCGAAGGTCGCGCAGGCGATGATTCATCATACGCTGCATGAACCACCAGGAGTAACGATTGTTGAATCAAAAGAGATGCAGACTTGA
- a CDS encoding glutathionylspermidine synthase family protein: protein MRTRQELYGDIDAFWDVLDGEIYALAEVMPVSNETIQALRTAAREAYTIFEKVIPILWTMDDDGLIELGFPKDALPFLRLQTMRPLSVISRFDFIVTNHRISIMEWNADTPTFIKESFEVNDRIARKVGFRSINDGQAKQLADSVDRAVKAASHRIRHEQPHVVFTSHGDNIEDRWTTEYLQQFVAGATYCPLDELEIRAEDGLYDQQGRRIDILYRQTFPIEMALLDRDEDGTELGHLLLQLVEMGLLEIINPPSAFLMQAKSVLALIWLLHETDHPYLTGRDHEIIAQYFLPTYLSPEPFLRQNQAFVEKPIFGREGDTVTVRQGDGNVLFSNEQRSFSDQSAVYQRYQELPIWSLEDETEVAYMFGVFVLGGRPSAVGVRAGERITGNRSYFLPIGQRENQEEDG from the coding sequence ATGAGGACACGACAGGAATTGTACGGGGATATCGACGCTTTTTGGGATGTGCTGGATGGGGAAATTTACGCTTTGGCGGAAGTGATGCCCGTTTCGAACGAGACGATTCAGGCATTGCGGACAGCGGCACGAGAAGCGTATACCATCTTTGAAAAAGTGATTCCGATTCTTTGGACGATGGATGACGACGGATTAATTGAACTTGGTTTTCCAAAGGATGCTTTACCGTTTTTACGGTTACAGACGATGCGTCCTTTATCAGTCATCAGCCGCTTCGATTTCATTGTCACAAATCATCGGATTTCGATCATGGAATGGAATGCGGATACGCCGACATTCATTAAGGAGTCCTTTGAAGTCAATGATCGGATTGCGCGAAAAGTGGGTTTTCGATCAATTAATGACGGACAAGCGAAACAGTTGGCGGACAGCGTTGATCGTGCGGTGAAGGCGGCAAGCCACAGGATTCGTCACGAACAGCCGCACGTCGTCTTCACGTCACACGGAGACAACATCGAAGACCGGTGGACGACAGAGTATCTGCAACAATTTGTTGCCGGTGCTACATACTGTCCTCTTGACGAACTTGAGATACGGGCAGAAGATGGGTTGTATGACCAACAGGGACGGCGAATCGATATTCTGTACCGGCAGACGTTTCCGATTGAGATGGCTTTACTCGACCGTGATGAAGACGGAACAGAGCTGGGACATTTGTTGCTGCAGCTCGTCGAGATGGGATTGCTTGAAATCATCAATCCACCGTCGGCTTTTCTGATGCAGGCAAAATCGGTCTTGGCCTTGATTTGGCTCTTGCATGAAACAGACCATCCTTATTTGACCGGGCGTGATCATGAGATTATTGCTCAGTATTTCTTACCGACCTATTTGAGTCCGGAGCCGTTTTTACGTCAAAATCAGGCATTTGTTGAAAAACCAATCTTTGGACGGGAAGGGGATACGGTTACTGTCCGTCAAGGGGACGGGAATGTCCTGTTCAGCAACGAACAACGTTCATTCAGCGATCAGTCTGCCGTGTATCAACGTTATCAGGAATTACCGATATGGTCATTAGAAGATGAAACAGAAGTCGCATATATGTTTGGTGTATTTGTGCTTGGCGGGCGACCGAGTGCTGTCGGGGTGCGGGCAGGTGAACGGATTACGGGGAATCGATCTTATTTCTTACCGATCGGACAACGTGAAAATCAAGAGGAGGATGGATGA
- a CDS encoding ABC-F family ATP-binding cassette domain-containing protein, with amino-acid sequence MSILTVSNLSHGFGDRAIFEDVSFRLLKGEHIGLVGANGEGKSTFMNIITSQLEPDEGKVEWAKHVRVGYLDQHAVLSKGLTIRDALKGAFQYLFDIEQEINDLYTKMGEVEPDELEKMLEEVGVLQDILTNNDFYTIDAKVEEIARGLGLDEIGLDRDVQELSGGQRTKILLAKLLLEKPDILLLDEPTNYLDVQHIEWLKRYLNDYENAFILISHDIPFLNSVINLIYHMENQGLNRYVGDYDNFLTVHEAKKKQHESAFKRQQQEISELKDFVARNKARVSTRNMAMSRQKKLDKMDVIELAQERPKPEFHFQTARTPSKLMFEAKGLVIGYDEPLSRPLDLMIERGQKIALHGANGIGKSTLLKSLLGEIPSVSGTVERGENLHIGYFEQEIKEKNSNTCIEEIWGTFPSLTQQQVRAMLAKCGLMTKHIESKIEVLSGGEKAKVRLCKLMNTESNILVLDEPTNHLDVEAKEELKRALQEYKGTVLLISHEPEFYEAVATDLWNCESWTTKVF; translated from the coding sequence ATGAGTATTTTAACGGTATCAAACTTAAGCCATGGTTTTGGCGATCGTGCGATTTTCGAAGATGTCTCGTTTCGTCTGTTAAAAGGGGAACACATCGGTCTTGTCGGAGCAAACGGTGAGGGTAAATCGACGTTCATGAACATCATTACTTCACAGCTCGAACCAGACGAAGGAAAAGTCGAATGGGCGAAACACGTTCGTGTCGGCTATCTGGATCAGCATGCTGTTCTTTCCAAAGGACTCACGATTCGTGACGCCTTAAAAGGAGCATTCCAATACTTGTTCGACATCGAGCAGGAAATCAATGATCTGTATACAAAAATGGGTGAAGTCGAACCAGACGAACTCGAAAAAATGTTAGAAGAAGTCGGTGTCTTACAAGACATCTTGACGAACAATGATTTTTATACGATTGATGCGAAAGTCGAAGAAATCGCACGCGGTCTAGGTCTTGATGAGATCGGTCTCGATCGTGATGTCCAGGAACTAAGCGGCGGACAGCGGACAAAAATCCTGCTCGCGAAGCTGTTGCTTGAAAAACCAGACATCCTGTTACTCGATGAGCCGACCAACTACTTGGATGTGCAACATATCGAATGGTTGAAACGTTACCTCAATGATTACGAAAATGCGTTCATCTTGATTTCACACGATATTCCATTCTTGAACAGTGTCATCAACTTGATTTACCATATGGAAAACCAAGGACTCAATCGTTACGTCGGTGATTACGACAACTTCCTGACTGTCCATGAGGCGAAGAAGAAGCAACATGAGTCAGCCTTTAAACGTCAACAGCAGGAAATTTCCGAGCTGAAAGACTTCGTCGCCCGAAATAAGGCCCGTGTCTCGACACGGAACATGGCGATGTCCCGTCAGAAGAAACTCGATAAGATGGATGTCATCGAACTCGCGCAGGAACGTCCGAAACCTGAGTTTCATTTCCAGACAGCCCGGACACCAAGTAAGTTGATGTTCGAAGCGAAAGGACTTGTCATCGGATACGATGAGCCGCTTTCCCGTCCGCTTGACTTGATGATTGAGCGCGGTCAAAAAATCGCGTTACACGGGGCAAATGGTATCGGGAAGTCGACGTTACTCAAAAGTCTGCTTGGTGAGATTCCTTCGGTTTCCGGTACAGTCGAACGTGGAGAAAATCTTCACATCGGCTACTTCGAACAGGAGATCAAGGAAAAAAATTCGAATACGTGTATCGAAGAGATTTGGGGCACATTCCCGTCTCTGACACAGCAGCAGGTCCGGGCTATGCTCGCGAAATGCGGTCTGATGACGAAACACATCGAATCGAAAATCGAAGTCCTCAGTGGTGGGGAAAAAGCGAAGGTCCGCCTTTGTAAATTGATGAACACAGAATCCAACATTCTTGTTCTCGATGAGCCCACCAACCACTTGGATGTCGAAGCAAAAGAAGAACTCAAACGGGCTCTTCAGGAGTATAAAGGAACGGTTCTGTTGATTTCACACGAACCTGAATTTTACGAAGCCGTCGCAACGGATTTATGGAATTGTGAATCGTGGACGACAAAAGTGTTCTAA
- a CDS encoding S9 family peptidase — translation METITKKANLSLLELPSGGDESLFCRLYSPALAAPAPLIVLFHGFPGKQLNMDWAVQLQNLGFHVLVTSYRGTIGSPGAFRFQHVLEDATAIMQHVISPAFTQAHDISVDQISIVGHSMGGFAGLHAFVDVPDIAHYIGISPFNFGLIGQLVLDYPEHEEALQGVLSRGAQFLSHTDGDILLDELKRHHATWNLLSLKEQLGTRSALLVTSERDETSIKSLHHDLLQDASAFEQIIVDSDHNYIDNREDAFQAWTTWLRQR, via the coding sequence ATGGAAACCATCACTAAAAAAGCCAACTTATCATTACTCGAACTTCCGAGCGGCGGGGACGAGTCGTTATTTTGCCGTCTCTACTCTCCTGCGCTCGCTGCTCCTGCCCCACTCATCGTCCTGTTTCATGGATTCCCCGGGAAACAATTGAACATGGACTGGGCGGTTCAATTACAAAACCTTGGCTTTCACGTCCTTGTGACGTCTTACCGCGGAACGATTGGCAGTCCGGGAGCATTCCGTTTCCAACATGTCCTTGAAGATGCGACTGCCATCATGCAACATGTCATTTCTCCCGCCTTTACGCAAGCACACGATATCTCAGTAGATCAGATTTCAATCGTCGGCCACAGTATGGGCGGCTTTGCCGGACTTCATGCGTTCGTCGATGTTCCGGACATTGCGCATTACATCGGTATCTCTCCATTCAACTTCGGTTTGATCGGTCAACTGGTACTCGATTATCCGGAACATGAAGAGGCGTTACAAGGCGTCTTGAGCCGCGGAGCCCAGTTCCTGTCGCATACCGACGGCGACATACTGCTCGACGAACTAAAACGACATCATGCGACGTGGAACCTGCTGTCACTGAAAGAACAACTCGGAACACGTTCCGCCTTACTTGTGACGTCGGAACGTGATGAGACGTCCATCAAATCACTTCATCATGACTTGCTTCAGGATGCCAGCGCCTTTGAACAAATCATTGTCGATAGTGATCACAACTATATCGACAATCGGGAAGATGCCTTTCAGGCTTGGACCACGTGGTTAAGACAACGCTAA
- a CDS encoding ferric reductase-like transmembrane domain-containing protein produces MTLSVLAGLLGSFPALRKQKARLHNIHLYSGWAGLLAIVLHATLIVVDTYAPLSLLEILIPGTASYEPLWNAFGTISLYLFGFVLVTSDFLKEALGKTLWKLTHWLVLPAWLLMTLHGIFIGTDTGTLFTTIWYACSTLTLFTLILYRMQVRPKTATPKKQASSLVK; encoded by the coding sequence TTGACACTATCGGTGTTAGCCGGTCTACTCGGTTCATTCCCGGCATTGAGAAAACAAAAGGCACGTCTGCATAATATTCACCTGTACAGTGGCTGGGCCGGATTATTGGCGATTGTGCTTCATGCGACGCTGATCGTCGTCGATACGTATGCTCCTCTGAGTTTACTTGAAATTCTGATTCCGGGAACGGCATCCTATGAGCCGCTTTGGAATGCCTTTGGAACGATCAGTCTGTACCTGTTTGGTTTTGTCTTGGTTACTTCTGATTTCTTGAAAGAGGCGCTCGGAAAAACATTATGGAAATTAACGCACTGGCTTGTCCTGCCGGCCTGGCTCTTGATGACGCTTCACGGGATATTCATCGGGACGGATACAGGAACACTTTTCACGACCATTTGGTATGCCTGTTCGACACTGACATTGTTTACACTGATTTTGTACCGGATGCAGGTCCGTCCGAAAACAGCAACACCTAAAAAGCAAGCGTCCTCACTAGTGAAATGA
- a CDS encoding cell wall metabolism sensor histidine kinase WalK has product MSGQPGSMSPVDLSTLVTQTSERFKHTLVDRTLALTVTPHLLIKGDANQLIRLLTIFLENAVAYSDADIEVQLQQTSTGVRLTIADHGIGIPSENHDKIFERFFRGDHSRHGTGTGLAIAKSIADTHQAAILVESTPETGTRFTILFPLS; this is encoded by the coding sequence ATGTCCGGTCAACCCGGATCCATGAGCCCGGTCGATTTAAGCACACTCGTCACGCAGACTTCTGAACGGTTTAAACATACGTTGGTCGATCGGACATTGGCTTTGACCGTCACACCTCACCTGTTGATCAAGGGAGATGCCAATCAATTAATCCGTTTGTTGACGATTTTTTTAGAAAATGCCGTTGCTTACAGCGATGCTGATATTGAAGTTCAACTGCAACAGACGTCAACCGGTGTTCGATTAACTATCGCTGATCACGGAATCGGCATTCCATCGGAAAATCACGATAAGATATTTGAACGGTTCTTCCGCGGTGACCACTCTCGCCATGGTACCGGAACCGGGCTCGCCATCGCCAAATCGATTGCCGATACACATCAAGCCGCTATCTTGGTTGAATCCACACCCGAAACCGGAACACGCTTCACGATTCTTTTTCCACTTTCTTAA
- a CDS encoding DUF2231 domain-containing protein, translated as MLGGVPLHPLLVHAPIALLLFATLLLLFSLKWVQLKLFVLITLFAGLLSGVAAYLSGDGAEEYAETNLSSATHAAISNHENFALFSLVAFGIAFVLLLLGYRSNKKTMLMLSLIVAVVGSGLLAYTGHLGGQMVYAK; from the coding sequence ATGTTAGGTGGCGTACCACTTCATCCCCTGCTCGTTCATGCACCGATCGCTCTTTTACTGTTCGCAACACTCTTATTACTATTCAGTTTGAAATGGGTCCAGTTAAAATTATTTGTCCTCATCACTTTATTTGCCGGCCTGTTGTCCGGCGTCGCAGCGTATTTATCCGGTGACGGAGCAGAAGAATATGCAGAAACCAACCTGAGCAGTGCAACACACGCTGCCATCTCGAATCATGAAAATTTCGCCTTGTTCAGTCTCGTTGCCTTTGGAATTGCCTTTGTTCTCCTGTTGCTCGGCTACCGTTCCAACAAAAAAACAATGCTTATGCTGAGCCTGATTGTTGCTGTTGTCGGAAGCGGTTTACTCGCTTATACCGGTCATCTCGGCGGACAGATGGTGTACGCCAAATAA
- a CDS encoding DEAD/DEAH box helicase → MSTFEALHIQEQWVKKLQKQGIKQPTPIQEQAIPHLLAGRDLIGKAQTGTGKTLAFLLPILEQIDLDSKTVQALIVAPTRELARQIADETHKLIRNMEDIRALAVYGGQDVFKQIQRLGRMPQIIIGTPGRILDHVGRGTLDLSELKTLVLDEADQMLQIGFLPEIEDIIAAAPVDRQFVMLSATMPEKVEQLAKTYLRDPIEVQVEAEKVTVDAIEQFVVETTDRRKQATLRTMLDEMRPYAAIIFCRTQRRVSKLNEELQMQGYPTDELHGGLTQGKREKAMAKFYQGKTPFLIATDVASRGLDVTGVTHVFNYDLPDDAESYVHRIGRTGRAGNDGVAISIVTPRDGRSFRDMERELGVEVTPIVVELSDEMIRAQHDQSKGTKKPAEGRGNTRRSSNRRPGRDHHK, encoded by the coding sequence ATGTCAACATTTGAAGCACTACACATTCAAGAACAATGGGTAAAGAAATTACAAAAACAAGGCATCAAACAACCAACGCCGATTCAAGAGCAGGCGATTCCGCATTTGCTCGCCGGTCGTGATTTAATAGGAAAAGCACAAACCGGAACAGGGAAGACGCTGGCGTTTCTTCTGCCGATTCTCGAACAAATCGATTTAGACAGCAAAACGGTCCAAGCGTTGATCGTCGCACCGACACGTGAACTCGCACGTCAGATTGCAGATGAAACACACAAGTTAATCCGGAACATGGAAGATATCCGTGCGCTGGCTGTATACGGTGGACAGGATGTCTTCAAACAAATCCAACGTCTCGGTCGCATGCCACAAATCATCATCGGGACGCCGGGGCGGATTTTGGATCACGTTGGTCGCGGAACACTTGATTTGAGTGAATTGAAGACGCTTGTTTTAGATGAAGCGGATCAGATGCTGCAAATCGGATTCTTACCGGAAATCGAAGATATCATTGCAGCAGCACCAGTTGATCGTCAGTTCGTCATGTTATCAGCGACGATGCCGGAAAAAGTCGAGCAACTCGCGAAAACGTATTTGCGTGATCCGATTGAAGTCCAAGTCGAGGCAGAAAAAGTAACGGTCGATGCAATCGAACAGTTCGTCGTCGAGACGACGGACCGTCGGAAACAGGCGACACTCCGGACGATGCTTGACGAGATGCGTCCTTATGCCGCCATCATCTTCTGCCGGACACAACGCCGTGTCAGCAAGCTGAATGAAGAATTACAGATGCAAGGGTATCCGACGGATGAATTGCACGGTGGTTTGACGCAAGGGAAACGTGAAAAGGCGATGGCGAAGTTCTATCAAGGAAAAACACCATTCCTGATTGCGACAGACGTTGCATCACGTGGTCTTGACGTGACTGGTGTCACGCACGTCTTCAACTACGATTTACCGGACGATGCGGAAAGTTATGTTCACCGGATCGGTCGGACAGGTCGTGCCGGAAACGACGGCGTAGCGATTTCAATCGTCACACCACGTGACGGTCGCAGTTTCCGTGATATGGAACGCGAACTGGGTGTCGAAGTGACGCCGATTGTCGTCGAACTTTCGGATGAAATGATTCGTGCACAGCACGATCAAAGTAAAGGAACGAAAAAACCGGCGGAAGGTCGCGGTAACACACGCCGCTCGAGCAACCGTCGTCCAGGCCGTGATCACCATAAATAA
- a CDS encoding DUF3817 domain-containing protein, whose product MLGTTLGQFRLIAILEGISFLVLLLIAMPLKYMADIPEAVSVVGAMHGVLFVMYALWLAVVKFKYRWSFVKAGIAFIASFIPFGTFVLDRKLKQEATNA is encoded by the coding sequence ATGTTAGGAACTACGTTAGGTCAATTTCGATTGATTGCGATTTTAGAAGGTATTTCATTTTTAGTCTTACTGTTGATTGCCATGCCCTTAAAGTATATGGCAGATATTCCGGAAGCCGTTTCAGTCGTCGGAGCCATGCACGGTGTGTTATTCGTCATGTATGCACTATGGCTTGCTGTTGTTAAATTCAAATACCGTTGGTCGTTTGTAAAAGCAGGGATCGCCTTTATCGCTTCGTTCATTCCATTCGGGACATTTGTACTCGATCGAAAGTTAAAACAGGAAGCAACAAACGCGTAA